In Vibrio hippocampi, a single genomic region encodes these proteins:
- a CDS encoding DMT family transporter, which produces MKSRYRAEMILILTTLIAGAGWVFSKQSIVELPPLGFIGSRFLLAALILLPFCRKELKALGWAHILRAMMVGCFMASALFCWIFAVSVSDTLGEGAFIMSLSMLIVPLVAWVMTGTAPPRSFWLALPMALVGLLLISSATGWQFDLSQLWFLMAAIGFSIHFNLNRIYVAKISPILLTSLQLLTTGSLGLLLSYHLETWPETVSHNTWAWFTCSVIIATSLRYLLQTTGQKLVESTNAALIMLLEPIWTLLLSILVYGETLPVSKMIGCAILLSALIFFRFSTMSKAAR; this is translated from the coding sequence ATGAAGTCTCGCTACCGTGCCGAAATGATCCTGATCTTAACGACCTTAATTGCAGGCGCAGGCTGGGTATTTTCCAAACAATCTATAGTAGAACTGCCCCCTTTGGGCTTTATCGGTTCGCGGTTTTTGCTTGCTGCGTTGATTTTGTTGCCGTTTTGTCGCAAAGAACTCAAAGCCTTGGGCTGGGCGCACATACTCAGAGCCATGATGGTAGGTTGTTTTATGGCGAGTGCCTTGTTTTGTTGGATATTCGCCGTTTCGGTTTCGGACACCCTTGGGGAAGGGGCATTTATTATGAGTCTTTCGATGCTCATTGTGCCGCTTGTCGCATGGGTCATGACGGGAACGGCGCCACCACGCAGTTTTTGGCTCGCGTTACCGATGGCGCTGGTCGGGCTGTTATTGATCTCCTCGGCGACCGGATGGCAATTCGATCTTAGTCAACTGTGGTTTTTAATGGCGGCAATCGGCTTCTCGATTCACTTCAACCTCAATCGCATCTATGTCGCTAAGATATCGCCGATTTTGCTCACGAGTTTACAACTCTTAACTACTGGCAGCTTGGGATTGCTATTGTCCTACCACCTAGAAACTTGGCCAGAGACGGTATCTCATAACACATGGGCTTGGTTCACTTGCAGTGTCATTATTGCCACCAGCCTGCGCTATCTATTGCAAACCACAGGACAAAAACTAGTTGAATCCACAAATGCAGCATTAATCATGTTGCTTGAGCCGATTTGGACGCTACTGCTCAGTATCTTGGTGTATGGTGAAACTCTGCCTGTATCCAAAATGATCGGCTGTGCCATATTGTTATCAGCTCTGATATTCTTCCGCTTTAGTACAATGTCAAAAGCAGCCAGATAA
- a CDS encoding catalase: MSKKLTTAAGCPVAHNQNVMTAGKRGPQLLQDVWFLEKLAHFDREVIPERRMHAKGSGAYGTFTVTHDISQFTKAKIFSEVGKKTELFARFTTVAGERGAADAERDIRGFALKFYTEEGNWDLVGNNTPVFFLRDPLKFPDLNHAVKRDPRTNMRSAKNNWDFWTSLPEALHQITIVMSDRGIPATYRHMHGYGSHTFSFINADNERYWVKFHFKSQQGIQNLTDQEAEALVGKDRESHHRDLLESIDNQDFPKWLMQVQIMPEADASKVPYNPFDLTKVWPHTDYPLLDVGILELNRNPENFFAEVEQSAFNPASVVPGISFSPDKMLQGRLFSYGDAQRYRLGVNHHSIPVNAPRCPVHSYHRDGAMRVDGNYGSTLGYEPNDQGEWAEQPDFSEPPLSLEGAADHWNHREDDDYFTQPGELFRLMTPEKQALLFGNTARNLDGVPKEIQLRHLKHCYQADPAYAKGIADLLGIEQAEYTQASNQSEGEYA; the protein is encoded by the coding sequence ATGAGTAAAAAACTAACCACCGCTGCAGGTTGCCCTGTTGCTCACAACCAAAACGTGATGACCGCGGGTAAACGTGGTCCTCAGTTGCTGCAAGATGTTTGGTTTCTAGAAAAGCTCGCTCATTTCGATAGAGAAGTTATCCCAGAGCGTCGTATGCACGCGAAAGGTTCAGGTGCTTACGGTACGTTTACGGTTACACATGACATTTCTCAATTCACTAAAGCAAAAATCTTTTCTGAAGTAGGCAAAAAAACTGAATTATTTGCTCGCTTTACAACGGTTGCTGGTGAGCGCGGCGCGGCGGATGCTGAACGTGATATCCGTGGCTTTGCTCTTAAATTTTATACCGAAGAAGGCAACTGGGATCTGGTTGGTAACAACACTCCGGTCTTCTTCCTGCGCGATCCACTTAAGTTCCCAGATCTTAACCACGCGGTAAAACGTGACCCAAGAACTAACATGCGTAGCGCAAAAAACAACTGGGATTTCTGGACTTCACTGCCAGAAGCTCTGCACCAGATTACCATTGTAATGAGTGACCGTGGTATTCCTGCGACTTACCGTCACATGCATGGCTATGGTAGCCATACGTTCAGCTTTATCAACGCTGACAATGAGCGCTACTGGGTTAAATTCCATTTCAAATCTCAGCAAGGTATTCAAAACCTGACTGACCAAGAAGCGGAAGCCTTGGTGGGTAAAGATCGTGAAAGTCACCACCGTGATCTGTTAGAAAGCATCGACAACCAAGATTTCCCTAAATGGTTAATGCAGGTGCAAATTATGCCTGAAGCTGACGCTTCAAAAGTGCCGTACAACCCATTCGACCTAACCAAAGTTTGGCCACACACAGACTACCCACTTCTTGATGTCGGTATTCTTGAGCTGAACCGCAACCCAGAAAACTTCTTTGCTGAAGTCGAGCAATCTGCATTTAACCCAGCAAGCGTGGTTCCGGGTATCAGTTTCTCACCAGATAAAATGCTACAAGGTCGCCTATTCTCTTACGGCGATGCTCAACGCTACCGCTTAGGTGTGAACCACCACAGCATCCCAGTCAATGCGCCTCGTTGCCCAGTTCATAGTTATCACCGTGATGGCGCAATGCGCGTTGATGGTAACTACGGCAGCACATTGGGTTACGAGCCTAACGACCAAGGTGAATGGGCAGAGCAACCAGACTTTTCTGAGCCGCCGCTAAGCCTTGAGGGTGCAGCTGATCATTGGAATCATAGAGAAGATGATGATTACTTCACTCAACCAGGTGAGCTGTTCCGTCTTATGACACCAGAGAAGCAGGCGCTACTGTTTGGTAACACAGCTCGCAACCTTGACGGTGTGCCAAAAGAGATTCAACTGCGTCACCTGAAACACTGTTATCAAGCGGATCCTGCATACGCGAAAGGCATCGCAGACCTACTAGGTATCGAGCAAGCTGAATACACTCAAGCGAGCAATCAAAGTGAAGGCGAATACGCATAA
- a CDS encoding HAD family hydrolase, which translates to MKFQAAIFDMDGLLLDTENVCKQVFAQSCANLQVPFLEQEYLSIIGCNSKTINAQLTQAYQGIIDYSLLNQEWRNNYDDVVLNRAIPKKHGVIELLEWLKHQGIPMAVATSTQRNVAEVKLKLAGLADYFSALATGCEVKAGKPAPEIYQLAAQRLGVDAHSCIAFEDSNNGVKSAVSAGMTTYQIPDLVTPCAEVLALGSQLRTSLFDVYQELSLQSKSELMIYPSNL; encoded by the coding sequence ATGAAATTCCAAGCTGCCATCTTTGATATGGATGGTCTCCTTCTCGATACTGAAAACGTCTGTAAGCAGGTGTTTGCTCAATCTTGCGCCAATCTTCAAGTGCCGTTTCTCGAACAAGAGTACTTGTCGATTATTGGTTGCAACTCGAAAACGATCAACGCCCAGTTAACGCAAGCGTATCAAGGCATTATTGATTATTCGCTGTTAAATCAAGAGTGGCGAAACAACTATGATGATGTAGTACTTAATCGTGCCATACCCAAAAAGCATGGTGTAATTGAATTACTTGAATGGTTGAAACATCAAGGGATCCCGATGGCCGTGGCGACGTCTACACAGCGCAATGTTGCAGAGGTGAAGCTAAAGTTGGCTGGCTTAGCTGACTACTTTTCTGCTTTAGCGACAGGTTGTGAGGTGAAAGCGGGCAAGCCTGCACCAGAGATCTATCAATTGGCGGCTCAGCGTCTTGGCGTTGATGCACATTCGTGTATTGCGTTTGAAGATTCAAACAACGGCGTAAAGTCGGCGGTGTCTGCGGGAATGACGACCTATCAAATCCCCGATCTAGTCACACCTTGCGCTGAGGTGTTAGCGTTGGGAAGTCAGCTAAGAACATCACTGTTTGATGTTTACCAAGAACTGAGCCTACAAAGTAAAAGCGAATTGATGATATACCCAAGCAACCTCTGA
- a CDS encoding pseudouridine-5'-phosphate glycosidase, translating to MLENYLDILPEVADALANNQPVVALESTIISHGMPYPRNVETALIVEQTIRESGAVPATIAIIEGRLKVGLSHDQIEYLGKAGRKVTKVSRRDIPFLVAGKRDGATTVAATMILAQMAGIKVFATGGIGGVHRGAQETFDISADLQELANTDVAVVCAGAKSILDLALTREYLETQGVPVIGYQTDTLPAFYTRESEHSIDYRLDSAEDIALALKAKWEMGLNGGAVIANPIPEAYAMPVETITQVIEQALAEAEEQGIAGKESTPFLLARVCELTGGNSLDSNIQLVLNNARLGAAIAKSYCEI from the coding sequence ATGTTAGAAAACTACCTAGATATCCTGCCTGAAGTGGCAGACGCGTTAGCAAATAACCAACCTGTCGTGGCGCTTGAGTCGACGATCATTTCTCATGGTATGCCTTATCCTCGAAATGTTGAAACTGCTCTGATAGTCGAACAAACGATTCGTGAATCCGGTGCTGTACCTGCGACGATTGCGATTATTGAAGGTCGATTGAAAGTCGGTCTAAGTCATGATCAAATTGAATATCTAGGCAAAGCGGGTCGCAAAGTGACGAAAGTAAGCCGCCGTGATATTCCATTCTTGGTTGCGGGTAAGCGAGATGGCGCGACGACGGTTGCAGCGACGATGATTCTTGCTCAAATGGCAGGTATCAAGGTCTTTGCAACGGGCGGTATCGGTGGTGTTCACCGTGGTGCGCAAGAGACATTTGATATTTCAGCGGACCTTCAAGAGCTTGCAAATACCGACGTTGCAGTGGTGTGTGCGGGGGCGAAATCGATTCTTGATTTGGCACTGACTCGTGAATACCTAGAAACTCAAGGTGTTCCTGTGATCGGCTATCAAACCGATACGCTGCCAGCGTTCTACACTCGTGAGAGCGAACACAGCATTGATTATCGTTTAGACAGCGCTGAAGATATTGCACTGGCGCTAAAAGCGAAATGGGAAATGGGGCTAAACGGTGGCGCTGTGATTGCTAACCCAATCCCTGAAGCCTATGCCATGCCAGTTGAAACGATCACACAGGTGATTGAACAAGCATTAGCGGAAGCAGAAGAGCAAGGCATTGCAGGTAAAGAATCGACGCCATTCTTGTTGGCTCGCGTGTGCGAATTGACTGGTGGTAACAGCTTAGACTCAAATATTCAGTTAGTGCTGAACAACGCTCGCCTTGGTGCAGCGATTGCCAAATCATACTGTGAGATCTAA
- a CDS encoding PfkB family carbohydrate kinase has protein sequence MTEREQQILQLIKQDPLIAQNDLAEKLGLSRSAVASHIMNLTRKGYIQGKGYVIAPERFAAVVGGANMDLCGRSLQSLQVGDSNPGILTSGPGGVARNIADNLGRMGSNVQFIGAVGDDTWGLNLLDSCRDVGVNVDHCFVMPNRTTSTYLSIHDADGEMQLALNDMALIDELDQSKLAKRAQVFNRAGVIVLDANLPESALEYLFHAHSDKAIFVDPVSGLKAHKIKPYLAHIHTLKPNLAEAEFLSGITIDADDKLDQVANALHEQGVKQLLISLGAKGAYSSVEGQGRFIPAPRTQVTNVTGAGDALMAGLVHGFLNHWNWDQSVEFALAAARLTLSASTTINSIMSEQAVFRLIEESSC, from the coding sequence ATGACTGAGCGTGAACAACAGATTTTACAACTGATTAAGCAAGACCCTTTGATTGCACAGAACGATCTGGCAGAGAAGTTAGGGTTAAGTCGAAGCGCCGTCGCAAGCCATATCATGAACTTGACTCGCAAGGGCTATATTCAAGGTAAAGGTTATGTGATTGCACCGGAGCGATTTGCGGCGGTCGTGGGTGGCGCAAATATGGATTTATGTGGTCGTTCATTGCAAAGCTTGCAAGTGGGCGATTCGAACCCCGGTATATTAACTTCCGGTCCTGGTGGTGTGGCTCGTAACATTGCCGATAACTTGGGGCGCATGGGCAGTAACGTTCAGTTTATTGGTGCGGTGGGCGATGACACATGGGGACTCAATTTGCTTGATTCCTGTCGAGATGTCGGTGTTAACGTTGACCACTGTTTTGTGATGCCAAATCGCACCACAAGCACCTATCTGTCGATTCATGATGCCGACGGAGAAATGCAGTTAGCGCTGAATGATATGGCACTTATTGATGAGTTGGACCAGTCTAAGTTAGCGAAACGTGCACAGGTATTTAATCGAGCTGGGGTGATCGTTTTAGATGCCAACCTACCGGAATCTGCGTTGGAATATCTGTTTCATGCCCATAGTGACAAAGCGATATTTGTTGACCCGGTATCCGGTCTGAAAGCACATAAAATTAAGCCTTATCTTGCTCATATACATACCCTTAAACCGAATCTTGCTGAAGCTGAGTTTTTATCAGGTATCACCATTGATGCAGACGACAAACTGGATCAAGTCGCCAACGCTTTGCATGAACAAGGGGTTAAGCAACTTCTTATTAGCTTAGGTGCCAAAGGCGCTTATTCCAGTGTTGAGGGGCAAGGGCGATTCATTCCTGCACCAAGAACGCAGGTGACCAATGTGACCGGAGCAGGCGATGCATTGATGGCGGGGCTTGTACACGGCTTTTTAAATCATTGGAATTGGGACCAAAGTGTTGAGTTTGCCCTTGCTGCGGCAAGACTGACACTGAGTGCCAGCACAACTATTAATTCTATTATGTCAGAACAAGCGGTGTTTCGCTTGATAGAGGAATCCTCATGTTAG
- a CDS encoding acyl-CoA desaturase: MQTQSKPPILWANLALFVGTFVLATAGVILYGFHSGYSAPHWIWLIICFSFCGLSITAGYHRLWSHKSYQAHFFLRAIFAIGGAFALQNSVLHWSSDHRRHHKYVDDNDKDPYSAKRGFWFSHIGWMLREYQGESYSDYRHCRDLQRDPIVMWQHKHYVALALATNLGIPFLLGVIYGDIIGFMLMVGALRLVLSHHTTFFINSLAHVWGSQPYTTKNTARDNHLLALLTFGEGYHNYHHLFESDYRNGIRWWQFDPTKWLIKSASWLGLAQNLRTVSNFKIEKAKLTQQFQQAKTNIIALPNPEKILATFESELQQLLEKLQEYETLKQSMIASACSSVKEKYEQALVKVRLEQLDLYLTEKKQQWQNLLDNPRLAAI; encoded by the coding sequence ATGCAAACTCAATCCAAGCCGCCGATACTTTGGGCTAATCTTGCTCTGTTTGTTGGCACTTTTGTACTCGCGACCGCAGGAGTGATCCTGTATGGATTCCACTCTGGCTATTCTGCGCCGCATTGGATTTGGTTAATTATCTGCTTTAGCTTCTGTGGTTTATCGATCACCGCCGGATACCATCGTTTGTGGTCACACAAGAGCTATCAAGCTCACTTCTTTTTAAGAGCCATCTTTGCCATTGGCGGTGCTTTTGCACTACAAAACAGCGTCTTGCATTGGTCTTCCGACCATCGCCGTCACCACAAGTATGTCGATGACAATGACAAAGATCCTTATTCAGCCAAACGCGGTTTTTGGTTTTCTCATATCGGCTGGATGCTGAGAGAGTATCAAGGCGAGAGCTATTCTGATTATCGTCACTGTCGTGATTTACAGCGCGACCCAATCGTTATGTGGCAGCACAAGCACTATGTCGCCTTGGCACTGGCGACCAACTTGGGTATTCCGTTTCTTCTTGGTGTTATTTATGGCGACATCATTGGCTTTATGTTGATGGTCGGCGCGTTACGACTGGTTCTGAGTCATCACACGACTTTCTTTATTAACTCATTGGCTCATGTGTGGGGTTCTCAACCGTATACCACCAAGAACACGGCTAGAGACAATCATTTGTTAGCCTTGCTGACCTTTGGTGAGGGCTACCACAATTACCACCACCTATTCGAAAGCGACTATCGCAATGGCATTCGCTGGTGGCAGTTTGACCCGACAAAGTGGTTGATCAAATCCGCGTCTTGGTTGGGACTCGCTCAGAATTTGCGTACCGTGAGCAACTTCAAGATCGAAAAGGCTAAGCTGACTCAACAGTTCCAACAAGCGAAAACTAATATTATTGCGCTGCCCAATCCTGAAAAGATTCTGGCTACTTTCGAAAGTGAGTTACAACAGTTACTGGAAAAGCTGCAAGAATACGAAACATTAAAGCAATCTATGATTGCCAGTGCCTGCTCCAGCGTGAAAGAAAAGTATGAGCAGGCCCTAGTGAAAGTACGTCTTGAGCAATTAGACCTCTACTTAACGGAAAAGAAACAGCAGTGGCAAAACCTGTTGGATAATCCAAGACTCGCCGCCATTTAA
- a CDS encoding sensor domain-containing diguanylate cyclase → MSTMTLDLSDFHWTMQLIDTLDAGLVVIDKDYKVCAWNSFMQNYSGINAENIMGQCLFASYPNLPEEWLKAKLASTEKLKTRGFSNWEDRPVIFEFKNFSPVSQGLLTMYQNMVITPLKSPTGIVTHFAIMLQDVSEIAKSKLHLKQSNEKLTEIGRRDGLTQLFNRAYWESRLFDEYVQLSTTGGRSTLVMFDIDHFKRVNDGHGHAVGDQVIKDTARLLMKTARETDFCGRYGGEEFAVLLANTTIDQAHYFAERLRKRIAGLEIEANGSTIKFTISVGLSEFDPEDANHVDWLKRVDKALYQSKDNGRNQTTVA, encoded by the coding sequence ATGAGTACAATGACACTCGACTTATCGGACTTTCACTGGACAATGCAGCTTATCGATACACTGGACGCGGGTCTGGTGGTAATTGATAAAGATTATAAAGTCTGTGCATGGAACAGTTTCATGCAGAATTACAGTGGCATTAACGCTGAAAATATTATGGGACAGTGTCTGTTTGCCAGCTACCCGAATCTGCCAGAAGAGTGGTTGAAAGCCAAACTGGCTTCAACGGAAAAACTGAAAACGCGTGGTTTCTCTAACTGGGAAGACAGACCGGTTATCTTTGAGTTTAAAAACTTCTCGCCAGTTTCTCAGGGCTTGCTCACCATGTACCAAAATATGGTGATCACCCCACTAAAATCACCGACGGGAATCGTGACGCATTTTGCGATCATGCTGCAAGATGTTTCAGAAATCGCCAAGAGCAAACTGCACCTTAAGCAATCGAACGAAAAATTGACCGAAATAGGTCGCCGTGATGGTTTGACTCAGCTATTTAACCGCGCTTACTGGGAATCTCGTCTGTTTGATGAATATGTGCAACTGTCCACAACAGGCGGTCGCTCAACGCTGGTAATGTTTGATATTGACCACTTTAAACGTGTTAATGATGGTCATGGTCACGCGGTGGGTGATCAGGTGATCAAAGACACCGCTCGCTTGTTGATGAAAACTGCGCGCGAAACCGACTTCTGTGGTCGATATGGTGGTGAAGAGTTCGCCGTGTTACTGGCTAATACCACCATCGACCAAGCGCACTATTTTGCTGAGCGTTTAAGAAAGCGCATTGCGGGCTTAGAAATCGAAGCGAATGGTTCGACCATCAAATTTACTATTAGTGTTGGCTTGTCTGAATTTGACCCAGAAGATGCAAACCATGTTGATTGGTTAAAGCGTGTCGACAAAGCCTTATATCAATCCAAAGACAATGGACGAAATCAAACGACCGTGGCCTAG
- a CDS encoding response regulator: MQILICDDSKVARRSMARCISESFSGEILFAEHGIEALSVLESTSIDILFLDLTMPEMDGFEVLAEVKKRGIKTQIVVVSGDIQAIAQQRCYDLGAYAFVEKPLKQEVAKPLFHDLGIPYYLEDEAPKEMPTAGTLFERFQEVSNVALGVGAATIAEQLKEFIVLPVPQVGDLSFGELTMMILDTVSRPDSCAVAQRFVGGGLHGEALVCIEGNAIQQVGERLGYAPGAISNDEVVVNLVNVLVSSFLVSLSEQIGLDFSLREPLRIENFNPNDSMLSENEHIFTVEYTYNAESIDLDCSVLFMFDQTSVAIIEGQLEMLQ; encoded by the coding sequence ATGCAGATACTGATTTGTGATGATTCTAAAGTCGCCCGCAGAAGTATGGCGCGATGCATTTCTGAATCATTCTCCGGAGAGATATTATTTGCCGAACACGGCATCGAAGCACTTTCCGTCTTGGAAAGCACATCGATAGATATTCTATTTCTGGATCTCACCATGCCCGAAATGGATGGCTTTGAAGTTCTAGCTGAAGTCAAAAAGCGTGGCATTAAGACCCAGATCGTGGTGGTTTCAGGCGATATTCAAGCGATCGCCCAGCAGAGATGCTACGACTTAGGGGCATACGCGTTTGTTGAGAAGCCCCTTAAACAAGAGGTTGCTAAACCTCTGTTCCATGATCTTGGTATCCCTTACTATCTTGAAGATGAAGCGCCCAAAGAAATGCCAACGGCAGGTACGCTGTTTGAACGTTTTCAAGAGGTATCCAATGTGGCACTGGGTGTTGGTGCCGCAACGATTGCAGAGCAATTAAAAGAGTTTATTGTTTTGCCTGTCCCTCAAGTCGGCGATTTGTCATTTGGTGAATTGACCATGATGATTCTGGATACGGTATCGCGTCCAGACAGTTGTGCCGTAGCGCAACGATTTGTCGGGGGTGGCTTACATGGTGAAGCTTTGGTGTGCATTGAGGGAAATGCCATACAGCAAGTCGGTGAGCGTTTAGGTTATGCGCCCGGCGCTATCTCTAACGATGAAGTCGTGGTTAACCTTGTCAACGTCTTGGTTTCTTCATTCTTAGTCTCACTGTCAGAGCAAATTGGCTTAGATTTTTCACTACGCGAACCGCTGCGTATTGAAAACTTTAATCCTAATGATTCAATGCTGAGCGAAAACGAACATATTTTTACCGTAGAATATACCTACAACGCAGAAAGTATCGACCTAGATTGTTCCGTACTGTTTATGTTTGACCAAACTTCGGTTGCGATTATTGAAGGTCAGTTGGAGATGTTGCAATGA
- a CDS encoding DUF1289 domain-containing protein, whose product MEQLEFFSVPSPCIGVCSVDDRGYCQGCMRKREERFNWLSFTPAQQRHIIKLCRQRYRRKMAAKKAETNKETIPVNTPQQALF is encoded by the coding sequence ATGGAGCAGTTAGAGTTTTTTTCCGTCCCAAGCCCTTGCATTGGGGTTTGCAGTGTTGATGACCGAGGTTATTGCCAAGGTTGTATGCGCAAACGTGAAGAACGTTTTAATTGGCTCTCATTCACTCCAGCTCAACAAAGACACATAATAAAACTGTGCCGCCAGAGATATAGACGAAAAATGGCAGCAAAAAAAGCAGAGACTAATAAAGAAACGATTCCGGTCAACACACCTCAACAAGCGTTGTTTTAA
- a CDS encoding META domain-containing protein, with the protein MKILSKKYLVPVVASVLLAACSQSDNKASNATVTAQDLQHHNWNLVKIDGEAIQLKNKEQAPRLEIGEKMMANGNAGCNNFFGQGELEKGKFRIEKMGMTMKMCLDANMDVEQAMSQTLSDWSDITVTKQGLELKGAAHTLTFELKDWVN; encoded by the coding sequence ATGAAGATTTTATCCAAAAAGTACCTTGTCCCTGTTGTTGCATCAGTATTACTCGCGGCTTGCAGCCAAAGCGATAATAAAGCGTCAAACGCGACGGTTACTGCTCAAGATCTACAGCACCACAACTGGAATTTAGTGAAGATTGATGGTGAAGCGATTCAACTAAAGAATAAAGAACAAGCACCTCGCCTTGAGATTGGCGAAAAGATGATGGCCAACGGTAACGCCGGCTGTAATAACTTCTTTGGTCAAGGTGAGCTCGAAAAAGGTAAATTCCGAATCGAGAAAATGGGTATGACGATGAAGATGTGTTTGGATGCAAATATGGATGTCGAACAAGCCATGTCACAAACCCTATCAGACTGGAGTGACATCACGGTCACTAAGCAAGGACTTGAGCTCAAAGGAGCAGCTCATACCTTGACGTTTGAACTCAAAGATTGGGTTAATTAA
- a CDS encoding class I SAM-dependent methyltransferase produces the protein MDMNALPTFFTQVTRQLALVEGEIRRLFHGRGKCWPGLEQLTCDWVDRQLIVNVFKEVDDAFLQQLASGLLAITQSELWLEKQGKAVAIQHRYAQGAPTEVVFGEFEHRPVVTELGCQYQLDIGRNQNFGLFLDMRLGREWVKQQAKGKRILNLFAYTCGFSVAAIEGGAEHVVNVDMARSSLNKGRDNHRLNGHDLSQVTFLAHDIFKSWGKIKKYGPYDMVIIDPPSFQKGSFALTKDYKKILRRLDELMAAGGDVMACVNSPAVTSEFLIESMQQEAPQLTFVRRLENPAEFNDVDSEAALKVMLFS, from the coding sequence ATGGATATGAATGCACTGCCTACTTTTTTTACTCAGGTAACCCGCCAATTAGCGTTAGTGGAGGGTGAAATTCGTAGATTGTTTCACGGTAGGGGAAAGTGTTGGCCCGGTTTGGAGCAACTGACTTGTGATTGGGTCGATCGACAGTTGATAGTGAATGTGTTTAAAGAGGTCGATGACGCCTTTTTGCAGCAACTCGCCAGCGGGTTACTTGCCATTACACAAAGCGAGCTGTGGTTGGAGAAACAAGGCAAAGCGGTGGCAATTCAACATCGTTACGCTCAAGGTGCGCCAACGGAAGTGGTCTTTGGCGAGTTTGAACATCGTCCCGTGGTGACGGAACTAGGCTGCCAATATCAACTCGATATCGGTCGCAATCAAAACTTTGGTCTGTTCCTTGATATGCGCTTGGGTAGAGAGTGGGTAAAGCAACAGGCGAAAGGTAAGCGAATCTTAAATCTGTTTGCGTATACTTGCGGTTTTTCTGTTGCTGCCATTGAGGGCGGAGCCGAGCACGTGGTGAATGTTGATATGGCAAGATCATCCTTAAATAAGGGGCGCGATAACCATAGGCTCAACGGTCATGATCTTTCGCAAGTGACGTTTCTTGCCCATGATATCTTTAAGTCTTGGGGTAAAATTAAGAAATATGGTCCGTATGACATGGTGATCATCGATCCCCCTTCTTTTCAGAAAGGCAGCTTCGCGTTAACCAAAGACTATAAGAAAATTTTAAGACGTTTAGATGAGTTGATGGCTGCTGGTGGCGATGTTATGGCTTGTGTCAACTCTCCAGCAGTGACCTCAGAGTTTTTGATTGAGAGCATGCAACAGGAAGCGCCACAACTGACGTTTGTTCGTCGTTTAGAGAATCCAGCGGAATTTAACGATGTGGATAGCGAGGCAGCATTAAAAGTGATGCTGTTTTCGTAG
- a CDS encoding TIGR01621 family pseudouridine synthase, with amino-acid sequence MFTIHFENDQFVVIDKQPNVSVHKDEGETMLVAEVARSLGLSQLFLVHRLDKMTSGLLILAKSSEVAREFAELFAERKMDKYYLALADKKPKKKQGTIKGDMERSRRSAWKLTPTMKNPAITQFVSQATQPGVRLFLCRPLSGKTHQIRVALKSVGSAIIGDPIYHSTSQSDRGYLHAFALRFRLGDKEYQFVSDPRAKSEMGQAWNQMETSSAIEQWSKPWELSWPKK; translated from the coding sequence ATGTTCACAATACATTTTGAAAATGACCAGTTTGTTGTTATTGACAAACAGCCCAACGTTAGCGTTCATAAAGATGAGGGTGAGACGATGCTCGTCGCAGAGGTGGCACGCTCACTTGGATTGTCGCAACTGTTTTTGGTTCATCGACTAGACAAAATGACCTCAGGTTTATTGATTTTGGCTAAGTCGAGTGAGGTCGCCCGCGAATTCGCTGAGCTATTTGCCGAGCGAAAAATGGACAAATATTATCTTGCTTTGGCGGATAAAAAGCCGAAAAAAAAGCAGGGCACCATCAAGGGGGATATGGAACGTTCAAGACGTTCTGCGTGGAAACTGACGCCAACAATGAAAAACCCTGCCATAACGCAGTTTGTTTCTCAAGCGACGCAACCCGGCGTTCGTCTGTTTTTATGTCGCCCTCTATCAGGCAAAACCCATCAAATTCGTGTGGCGTTAAAGTCGGTGGGTTCAGCTATCATTGGTGACCCTATTTATCACAGCACGAGCCAATCAGATAGAGGTTATCTGCACGCTTTTGCACTGCGTTTCCGTTTAGGCGATAAAGAATATCAGTTTGTCTCTGATCCAAGAGCGAAGTCCGAAATGGGGCAAGCGTGGAATCAAATGGAAACCTCATCTGCGATTGAACAATGGTCTAAGCCTTGGGAGTTATCATGGCCGAAGAAGTAA